From a region of the Arachis ipaensis cultivar K30076 chromosome B09, Araip1.1, whole genome shotgun sequence genome:
- the LOC107616644 gene encoding uncharacterized protein LOC107616644 → MSEPRGTSSTTATAWWCKILDWFKYDKDEWLKDMKTALGVMVSIIATITFQFALNPPGGVLQVGFDDKSKSNLFDCSIPNRTDQLCPGEAVLSLTKSDYYTFFLVCNTTCFIASLCVGLLLVSGLPLKNIFTMWMLLIGMWITLTTLLLTYFAGIVLITRDAIVDGRIVDNWFSYLLKALLLLFVVVGVFHVLHLVIWGVKKCIRLWNNRCYCVRT, encoded by the coding sequence ATGAGTGAACCAAGAGGGACATCATCCACAACCGCTACAGCGTGGTGGTGTAAGATTTTGGATTGGTTTAAATATGATAAGGATGAATGGTTGAAGGATATGAAAACAGCCCTGGGTGTGATGGTTTCCATTATCGCAACTATCACCTTTCAATTCGCTTTGAATCCACCTGGTGGCGTGCTCCAGGTAGGTTTCGACGATAAAAGTAAGAGTAACCTATTTGACTGCTCAATTCCCAATAGAACGGATCAGCTATGTCCAGGAGAAGCAGTTTTATCTCTAACTAAAAGTGACTACTATACTTTTTTCTTGGTATGCAATACCACTTGCTTCATTGCATCGCTTTGTGTGGGTCTTTTACTTGTGAGTGGACTCCCTCTGAAGAACATATTCACCATGTGGATGTTACTGATTGGCATGTGGATCACTCTTACAACTCTCTTGCTGACTTACTTTGCCGGCATTGTTTTGATTACGCGGGATGCGATTGTAGATGGCCGTATTGTCGACAATTGGTTTTCGTATCTTTTAAAGGCCCTTTTGTTATTGTTTGTTGTAGTCGGTGTATTCCATGTACTACACTTAGTTATTTGGGGTGTGAAGAAATGCATCCGGTTATGGAATAATAGGTGTTACTGTGTTAGAACTTAG
- the LOC107615077 gene encoding uncharacterized protein LOC107615077, with protein MADVPPPTPAELLRMVTELQQANQRMAEANQRMVYENQRMQQQIKQLVNTRLEHNNDRHERHTNDECQSAPTHVSETPQDDEGAGPWNDKAAPEGEEDELDNLAGPFTADIMNFQLPRQFTLPTTLTPYDGFGDPKQHIKKFQFIMIVNDSISRFQELAKQFEDHFAASAIYLHDSDYLMTVKQGLRPEKFQEAIAIAKSKTLAEFREKAKGQIDIEELCQARKAEKSTTTKDDDKPRDNKKSFRPTPRYESYTQFNAKRDNIIKEILNFKLIKRPRKAGNYPEPKNVNESKYCIFHQKYGNTTDECVIAKDLLERLARQGHLDKFIAGHMQKRSVPTSDPSPIGSSSKDKEKVLAQPRGIINCISGGYAGGGHTSSARKHTYRAMLALGDTTNNPQPVQKMTEMTFCPTDFSCTDTNLDDPVVISIHLGDLIVQKVLLDPGSSADVLFFATFEKMKLSTNILQPSVGDLVEFSGERVPVMGSMWLQTTLGEQSLSRTQDIQYLVVDCFSPYNLILGRPFLNRFAAIVSTVHLCVKFPVQDNIVATIHGDL; from the exons ATGGCTGACGTACCTCCTCCCACACCAGCCGAGCTCCTTCGGATGGTAACCGAGCTTCAACAGGCAAACCAGCGAATGGCCGAGGCAAATCAACGTATGGTGTACGAGAATCAAAGGATGCAGCAACAAATTAAGCAATTAGTCAACACTCGCCTTGAACACAATAATGATCGTCACGAACGGCACACCAATGATGAGTGTCAGTCCGCGCCGACACATGTCTCGGAGACGCCTCAGGATGATGAAGGCGCAGGTCCTTGGAATGACAAAGCTGCACCCGAGGGCGAGGAAGATGAACTTGATAATTTGGCAGGGCCGTTCACAGCCGACATCATGAATTTTCAACTCCCCAGACAATTTACTTTGCCGACGACGTTAACTCCGTATGATGGGTTTGGGGATCCAAAGCAACACATCAAGAAATTTCAATTTATTATGATCGTTAACG ATTCAATTTCACGTTTCCAAGAGTTGGCGAAGCAATTTGAGGATCACTTTGCAGCGTCAGCGATATATTTGCACGATTCCGACTATTTGATGACTGTTAAACAAG GCCTACGCCCAGAAAAATTCCAAGAAGCCATTGCGATAGCCAAGTCAAAGACTCTGGCTGAGTTTCGCGAGAAAGCCAAAGGACAGATAGATATTGAGGAGCTTTGCCAGGCTCGAAAGGCTGAAAAGTCAACAACCACTAAAGACGATGATAAACCTCGGGACAATAAGAAGAGTTTTAGGCCTACGCCCCGTTACGAGTCATACACGCAGTTTAATGCAAAGAGGGACAACATTATTAAAGAAATACTAAATTTCAAGTTGATTAAACGCCCTCGTAAAGCTGGCAATTATCCTGAGCCGAAGAATGTTAACGAATCTAAGTATTGCATATTTCATCAGAAGTATGGTAACACAACCGATGAATGTGTGATCGCAAAAGATCTCCTTGAACGTTTAGCAAGGCAAGGGCATCTTGATAAATTTATTGCAGGTCATATGCAGAAGAGATCCGTTCCTACCTCAGATCCATCCCCTATAGGATCATCATCAAAGGACAAGGAAAAGGTCCTTGCTCAACCTAGGGGCATAATTAACTGCATCTCGGGAGGCTATGCCGGGGGTGGACACACAAGCTCGGCTAGGAAGCACACGTACAGAGCCATGCTGGCCCTTGGGGACACCACCAACAATCCTCAACCAGTACAGAAAATGACAGAAATGACCTTTTGCCCGACCGATTTTAGTTGCACTGACACCAACTTGGATGACCCTGTCGTCATCTCCATCCATTTGGGCGACTTAATAGTTCAGAAAGTGTTGCTGGACCCAGGCAGCAGCGCCGATGTGTTATTTTTTGCCACATTTGAAAAGATGAAGCTAAGTACTAACATTTTGCAACCATCTGTAGGAGACTTGGTCGAATTTTCAGGAGAACGGGTTCCAGTTATGGGTTCAATGTGGTTACAAACCACGCTCGGTGAGCAATCATTATCCAGAACACAGGATATCCAATATCTTGTGGTTGACTGTTTTAGTCCTTATAACCTTATCTTAGGAAGACCTTTCTTAAATAGATTTGCTGCAATTGTCTCCACAGTTCATCTTTGTGTCAAGTTTCCTGTGCAGGACAATATTGTGGCAACGATTCATGGCGACTTATAA
- the LOC107619113 gene encoding zinc finger HIT domain-containing protein 2 codes for MDDTIYTSDKSSAPSLNPSRTICHVCQKQFSQYTCPRCNSRYCSLHCYKSHSLCCTESFMRENVVQELQQIQPDEQTKHKMLDILKRFHSEEEMDDSIDDNEDYSTLSEGIVQKILSGQEISFDDLSVEEKKRFQRAIASGELSKMIKPWEPWWSKLSARKIRLSKEGTQLVQPLAEEELEDDIENHDSSKIPLGPETTLPPVSQLSSKEPSPILTVHLVDILYSYCFTLRLYNGDWRSDPLGSVLVVFSVSSVLGQGGLPETVLEALSHCLQQICSPAFRHMGGLQFGFGVIDDVISLLELGSSALICALCDMHRLVQEAGKVAKSEKPRNSRKDEIRSTIRHAERKIYFIMCWVHEQPPEAWSSLAAIVRTEKASVMESQWSGKGQKLNNKAETKGKCLIEEIND; via the exons ATGGATGATACAATATATACGTCAGACAAATCTTCTGCTCCCTCGCTGAACCCTTCGCGGACGATTTGTCATGT ATGTCAGAAGCAATTTTCACAGTACACTTGTCCTAGATGCAATTCACGATACTGTTCTCTCCATTGTTACAAA TCTCATAGTCTCTGTTGTACGGAATCCTTCATGAGAGAAAATGTAGTTCAGGAGCTTCAGCAGATCCAGCCTGATGAACAAACCAAACATAAAATGTTAGACATACTGAAAAGATTTCATTCAGAAGAGGAAATGGATGATAGCATAGATGACAATGAGGATT ATTCAACACTATCTGAGGGCATAGTGCAGAAAATTTTGTCTG GGCAAGAAATCAGTTTTGATGACTTATCTgttgaagagaagaaaagatttcAAAGAGCTATTGCCTCTGGTGAATTGAGCAAGATGATCAAACCTTGGGAACCATGGTGGTCAAAACTTTCTGCCAGAAAAATCCGTCTTAGTAAGGAAGGAACTCAACTTGTTCAACCACTTGCAGAGGAGGAGCTGGAAGATGATATTGAAAATCATGATTCCTCCAAAATTCCTCTTGGTCCGGAAACTACACTTCCTCCAGTAAGCCAGCTTAGTTCTAAGGAGCCGTCGCCCATTTTAACGGTTCACCTAGTCGATATCTTATATAGCTACTGCTTCACTCTCCGCCTATACAATGGAGATTGGAGGTCAGACCCGTTAGGATCTGTTTTGGTTGTATTCAGCGTGTCGTCAGTGTTGGGTCAAGGTGGTCTGCCAGAGACTGTACTGGAAGCTCTCTCTCATTGCTTGCAACAGATATGCTCTCCGGCGTTCCGTCACATGGGCGGGTTGCAATTCGGTTTTGGTGTTATTGATGATGTGATCAGCCTGCTCGAATTAGGAAGTTCTGCCTTGATTTGTGCCCTCTGCGATATGCATCGATTGGTTCAAGAAGCGGGGAAGGTGGCCAAATCAGAAAAGCCAAGAAATTCAAGGAAAGATGAGATTAGAAGTACTATTCGGCATGCAGAAAGAAAGATTTATTTCATCATGTGTTGGGTTCATGAACAGCCTCCGGAAGCGTGGTCTTCTTTAGCAGCCATTGTAAGAACAGAAAAGGCATCAGTCATGGAATCTCAGTGGAGTGGTAAAGGTCAAAAGTTAAACAACAAAGCAGAAACCAAAGGGAAATGTTTAATTGAAGAGATTAATGATTAA
- the LOC107615076 gene encoding uncharacterized protein LOC107615076, which produces MYLSHQVKQGGSTCKKYSDVQEMITTIFPELIIFYVTEQRSFIVIKSTELMHRLQGESENAITISHGHTGLLSSSHLRRAVTSVEQSPPSSSHLLRPVTSVAQQPSFVLHHCLVHSASLSPTLPIACSVEALKVPSCFRSSRFCCIDESINQELPRNNNAETNSTSNERSLPPTTNESQSQTSSVRGKTDPAWRYVALQNINGKLHYQCLFCLSTFGGREINRMKKHLAKIGGDIKKCSKVPYDVEKQMEGLLKEIQKSKTSKRKVSFNEEGTNECEDAIDEAIAQEEQQTPSQLPTKEVIGGDPKKKAKTIIPPMFAPRTTPRSQPSLKSVFQNKEALHEVDKRVARWLSDCTIPFNAVMSPFFQDMLDGVAGIGLGYKGPSYDRLRVNLLADLKRECQMVVDSYRSAWKEIGCTLMVDGWTDQRQRTLINFLVYCSKGLYFVKSVDASSMVKNTSSLCDLFSEVIEWIGPDNIVHVVTDNAANYVAADKSSMPHISNLATRASKIMVFVYNHMVFLSWLRQRTYWREIVRPGATRFATVFITLMSIFERKSDLQSLVVDTHFTGHKLGRSANGRAVSAIILDNKFWDDCFTACQIVSPLIKLLRLVDADDKPSLGIVYESMLRLENRIKEMFKHRKAAYQPYTEIINSRWDKHLKKNLHATAYFLNHGCFFSENYREAPDVMRALLDLATLH; this is translated from the exons ATGTACCTCAGCCACCAAGTGAAACAAGgggggagcacctgcaaaaagtaCTCCGACGTTCAA GAGATGATAACGACCATTTTTCCtgaattgattattttttatgtaaCCGAACAAAGGTCATTTATTGTCATAAAGTCGACAGAGCTAATGCATCGGTTACAAGGAG AATCAGAGAACGCCATCACAATCTCACACGGCCACACGGGTTTGTTGTCGAGCAGTCACCTCCGTCGCGCAGTCACCTCCGTCGAGCAGTCACCTCCGTCGAGCAGTCACCTCCTTCGACCAGTTACCTCCGTCGCACAGCAGCCGTCGTTCGTGCTCCACCACTGCTTGGTTCACTCGGCGTCGCTGTCTCCCACTCTCCCTATTGCATGTTCTGTTGAAGCCTTGAAGGTGCCTTCGTGCTTCCGGAGTTCCAG ATTTTGTT GTATCGATGAAAGTATCAACCAAGAACTACCTAGGAATAATAATGCTGAAACTAATTCTACTTCGAATGAACGTTCTCTTCCTCCCACGACTAACGAAAGTCAGTCACAAACTTCTAGTGTTCGGGGGAAAACTGATCCTGCTTGGAGATATgttgctttacaaaatataaatggAAAATTGCATTACCAATGTTTATTTTGTCTGAGTACTTTTGGGGGCAGGGAAATTAATAGAATGAAAAAGCATTTGGCGAAGATAGGTGGAGACATTAAGAAGTGTTCTAAGGTCCCGTATGATGTAGAGAAACAAATGGAAGGTTTATTGAAAGAGATTCAGAAGAGTAAAACTAGTAAAAGGAAAGTAAGTTTCAATGAAGAGGGTACTAATGAGTGTGAGGATGCAATTGATGAAGCAATAGCGCAAGAAGAACAACAAACTCCGAGTCAGTTACCAACTAAGGAGGTTATTGGAGGCGAtccaaaaaagaaagcaaaaactaTTATTCCTCCTATGTTTGCACCAAGAACAACTCCGAGAAGTCAACCAAGTCTGAAAAGTGTGTTTCAAAACAAAGAGGCACTTCATGAAGTTGATAAGCGAGTGGCTAGATGGCTTTCAGATTGTACGATTCCTTTCAATGCGGTTATGTCACCCTTTTTTCAAGATATGTTGGATGGTGTTGCTGGCATTGGGCTTGGTTATAAAGGTCCTTCTTATGATAGATTGAGGGTTAACTTATTAGCCGATCTCAAAAGGGAGTGTCAAATGGTTGTTGATAGCTATAGGTCTGCTTGGAAAGAAATTGGATGTACTCTCATGGTTGATGGTTGGACAGATCAAAGGCAAAGAACGTTGATTAATTTTTTGGTTTATTGTTCGAAAGGGTTATACTTTGTGAAATCTGTAGATGCTTCAAGTATGGTTAAAAATACTTCAAGCTTGTGTGACTTGTTTTCAGAGGTGATTGAATGGATTGGACCTGATAATATTGTTCATGTAGTAACAGATAATGCTGCGAACTATGTTGCTGCTG ATAAAAGCAGCATGCCACACATTTCTAACCTTGCAACACGTGCTTCGAAGATTATGGTGTTTGTGTATAATCATATGGTGTTCTTGTCCTGGCTAAGACAAAGAACTTATTGGAGGGAGATTGTTCGTCCAGGTGCAACTCGTTTTGCCACTGTCTTCATCACATTGATGAGTATCTTTGAGCGCAAATCGGATTTACAATCATTGGTTGTTGATACACACTTTACCGGACACAAATTAGGAAGGAGTGCTAATGGTAGAGCTGTGAGTGCAATTATCCTAGACAATAAATTTTGGGATGATTGCTTTACTGCATGCCAAATTGTGAGTCCGTTGATTAAATTGCTGAGGTTGGTAGATGCCGATGATAAACCATCATTGGGAATTGTTTATGAAAGTATGCTGAGGTTAGAAAATAGAATCAAAGAAATGTTCAAGCATAGGAAAGCTGCATATCAACCTTACACAGAGATTATCAACTCAAGATGGGACAaacatttgaaaaaaaatcttCACGCAACAGCTTATTTCTTGAATCATGGTTGCTTTTTTTCTGAAAATTATAGAGAAGCACCTGATGTCATGCGAGCTTTACTTGATCTTGCTACATTGCATTGA